The Clostridium septicum genome contains a region encoding:
- the glgD gene encoding glucose-1-phosphate adenylyltransferase subunit GlgD, translating to MNSCLGIINLDENDSKMGNLVSNRVLASIPIAGRYRIIDFILSNMTNSGIEAIGVFTKNKSRSLIDHLSNGRPWDLHRKKDGLRVFNFGNDDPVYDDVHNFESNIEFIKKSRREYVLIAPSYMICNINYNDLIKYHKRLDNDITVVYKKISDANNNFIDCEILNINNKNRVIGIENNIGHENNANVNMEMYILKTDLFIDIIYEGIRSGLYKKVKEFIHLNIDNLKVGAFEFSGYLSCINSIQSYFNANLNFLKEEVNKELFHSNVPIYTKVQDEFPTKYTDGSKVNNSIVANGSYIEGTVKNCIIGRQVKIGKGSVIKNCIIMQNTVIGDNVIMDNVISDKGIVISNDNIIRGEGSLPITIEKEKAIF from the coding sequence ATGAACAGTTGTTTAGGCATAATAAACTTAGATGAAAATGATAGTAAAATGGGGAATTTAGTGAGCAATAGAGTATTGGCGTCTATACCAATAGCTGGACGATATAGAATTATAGACTTTATATTATCAAATATGACTAATTCGGGAATAGAAGCAATAGGGGTTTTTACAAAAAATAAGTCACGTTCGTTAATAGATCATTTATCTAATGGGAGACCATGGGATCTTCATAGAAAGAAGGATGGACTTAGGGTTTTTAATTTTGGAAATGATGATCCTGTTTATGACGATGTTCATAACTTTGAAAGTAATATAGAATTTATAAAGAAAAGTAGAAGAGAGTATGTTTTAATTGCACCATCATATATGATATGCAATATTAACTATAATGATTTAATTAAGTATCATAAGAGATTAGATAATGACATAACAGTAGTGTACAAAAAAATTAGTGATGCAAATAATAATTTCATAGATTGTGAAATTTTAAATATAAATAATAAAAATAGAGTTATTGGAATTGAAAATAATATAGGGCATGAAAATAATGCTAATGTAAATATGGAGATGTATATTTTAAAAACAGATCTTTTTATTGATATAATTTATGAAGGAATACGAAGCGGACTATATAAAAAAGTAAAAGAATTTATACATTTAAATATAGATAATTTAAAGGTAGGGGCTTTTGAGTTTAGTGGATATTTATCGTGTATAAATTCTATACAGTCATATTTTAATGCAAATTTAAACTTTTTGAAGGAAGAGGTTAATAAAGAGTTATTTCATAGTAATGTACCAATATATACGAAAGTACAAGATGAGTTTCCAACAAAATATACAGATGGAAGTAAAGTAAATAACTCTATAGTGGCAAATGGATCTTATATAGAAGGAACGGTTAAAAACTGCATTATTGGTAGGCAAGTTAAAATTGGTAAAGGATCTGTAATTAAAAATTGTATTATAATGCAAAATACAGTAATAGGAGATAATGTTATTATGGATAATGTTATTTCTGATAAAGGGATTGTAATTAGTAATGATAATATAATTAGGGGAGAAGGTAGTTTACCAATAACTATAGAAAAAGAAAAAGCAATTTTTTAA
- a CDS encoding L-lactate dehydrogenase, translating into MPLKARKVAIVGTGLVGSSTAFSLITQGVCEEILMIDINEERALGEVMDLNHCIEYLNRNTRVKRGSYEDCGDVDIVVITAGAPPKAGQTRLDTLDLSAQIAKSIVDPIMKSGFKGYFIIISNPVDIIAYHVYKLSGLPKSHVIGSGTSVDSARLKNFIGELLNVDPRSVQGYSMGEHGDSQMVPWSHVYVGGKPFNKVIEDNKDRVGNVDLDKLVADTAKAGWEVYNRKGTTYYAIATSTVAIIKAILNDENKIIPVSTLLDGEYGEENVFTGVPAVLNRNGVKEVVELDMTNEELDKFKKSNNVIREYISKLGY; encoded by the coding sequence ATGCCATTAAAAGCAAGAAAAGTAGCTATAGTAGGAACTGGACTAGTTGGTTCAAGTACTGCGTTTAGTCTAATAACACAAGGGGTTTGTGAAGAAATATTAATGATAGATATTAATGAAGAAAGGGCTCTTGGAGAAGTGATGGACTTAAATCACTGTATAGAGTATTTAAATAGAAATACAAGAGTTAAGAGAGGTTCGTATGAAGACTGTGGTGATGTTGATATAGTGGTAATAACAGCAGGAGCACCACCAAAAGCAGGGCAAACTAGGTTAGATACTTTGGATTTATCAGCCCAAATAGCTAAGTCTATAGTTGATCCTATAATGAAGAGTGGATTTAAAGGATATTTTATAATAATATCAAATCCTGTGGATATTATAGCATATCATGTATATAAATTATCAGGGTTGCCAAAAAGCCATGTAATAGGATCTGGTACATCAGTAGATTCTGCTAGATTAAAGAATTTTATAGGTGAGTTGTTAAATGTTGATCCTAGAAGTGTTCAAGGTTATTCTATGGGTGAACATGGGGATTCACAAATGGTGCCATGGTCACATGTATATGTTGGGGGAAAGCCTTTTAATAAAGTAATAGAGGACAATAAAGATAGAGTTGGGAATGTAGATTTAGATAAACTAGTTGCAGATACAGCTAAAGCTGGTTGGGAAGTTTATAATAGAAAAGGAACAACTTATTATGCAATAGCAACATCAACTGTAGCTATAATTAAAGCTATATTAAATGATGAAAATAAAATAATACCAGTATCAACATTATTAGATGGAGAGTATGGTGAAGAAAATGTGTTTACAGGAGTACCTGCTGTATTAAATAGAAATGGTGTTAAAGAGGTTGTTGAATTAGATATGACAAATGAGGAGCTAGATAAGTTTAAAAAATCTAATAATGTTATAAGAGAATATATAAGTAAATTAGGATACTAA
- the glgB gene encoding 1,4-alpha-glucan branching protein GlgB, translating to MVAIKEKKVVVKKGEIYEEDNYLFHEGKNYNSYRFMGAHCIVENRKRGIRFTTWAPNASSIYVVGDFNDFKPTDEYKLKRVTGKGLWSIFIQGLKPGCRYKYYIVNKWGTKGVYKADPYACLSELRPNTASIVKEDIKFKWNDRKWINKRKKNNVYENPLNIYEVHLGSWKTRDGKFLSYDELAIELPKYLVEMGYTHVEIMPLVEHPLDASWGYQGVGYYSPTSRYGTPEGLKNLINELHKNDIGVILDWVPSHFCKDEHGLYMFDGGPTYEYEEGWKADNKGWGTFNFDLGKPEVKSFLISNALYWIKEFHVDGLRVDAVSNIIYLDYGRNEGEWIPNKYGDNGCLEGMEFLKELNTVVFSECGNMLMIAEESTSWPNVTKPVHEGGLGFNFKWNMGWMNDSLEYVELDPIYRKHHHNKLNFSMMYNYSENFILPISHDEVVHGKKSLVDKMWGDYWNKFSGLRLFTSYMIGHPGKKLLFMGSEFGQFIEWREYEELEWKLIDEFEMHKKTQGYFKELNKFYKNNKALWELDYDTNGFQWIDADNDDQSIITFIRKGKEDKDTLIFICNFTPVVYYDFEVGVPYLGEYKELFNTDNAEYGGSGQVIDDILVAQEIESHSQPYSIKTKIPPMATLVLGVKEFNKVNSSNKHNSRNVIRKNKKEQKVEKGEKI from the coding sequence ATGGTAGCTATAAAAGAAAAAAAAGTAGTAGTTAAAAAGGGAGAAATATATGAAGAAGATAATTATTTATTTCATGAAGGTAAAAACTATAATAGTTACAGATTTATGGGAGCTCATTGTATTGTAGAGAATAGAAAGAGAGGAATAAGATTTACTACATGGGCACCAAATGCGAGTTCCATATATGTTGTTGGAGATTTTAATGATTTCAAACCAACAGATGAGTACAAGCTTAAAAGAGTTACAGGTAAAGGGTTGTGGAGTATTTTTATTCAAGGATTAAAACCTGGATGTAGATATAAGTATTATATAGTTAACAAATGGGGAACTAAAGGAGTTTATAAAGCTGATCCATATGCTTGTTTATCTGAATTAAGACCTAATACGGCATCTATAGTTAAAGAAGATATAAAATTTAAGTGGAATGATAGAAAGTGGATTAATAAAAGAAAAAAGAATAATGTATATGAAAATCCTTTAAATATATACGAAGTTCATCTAGGCTCTTGGAAAACTAGAGATGGTAAATTTTTAAGTTATGATGAATTAGCTATTGAACTACCTAAATATTTAGTTGAAATGGGATATACTCATGTGGAAATAATGCCCTTAGTAGAGCATCCTTTGGATGCATCTTGGGGATATCAAGGAGTAGGATACTATTCTCCAACTAGTAGATATGGTACACCTGAAGGATTAAAAAATTTAATTAATGAATTACACAAAAATGATATTGGAGTTATATTAGATTGGGTACCAAGTCATTTCTGTAAAGATGAGCATGGATTATATATGTTTGATGGAGGCCCAACTTATGAGTACGAAGAAGGATGGAAAGCCGATAACAAAGGGTGGGGAACTTTTAATTTTGATTTAGGTAAACCAGAGGTTAAAAGTTTTTTAATATCTAATGCATTGTATTGGATAAAGGAATTTCATGTAGATGGGCTTAGAGTAGATGCTGTATCAAATATAATATATTTAGACTATGGAAGAAACGAAGGTGAATGGATACCTAATAAATATGGTGATAATGGTTGTCTAGAAGGAATGGAATTTTTAAAAGAATTAAATACTGTGGTTTTTTCTGAATGTGGAAATATGCTTATGATTGCTGAAGAATCAACCTCTTGGCCTAATGTGACAAAGCCAGTTCATGAAGGAGGACTTGGTTTTAATTTTAAATGGAATATGGGATGGATGAATGATTCATTAGAATATGTTGAATTAGATCCTATATATAGAAAGCATCATCATAATAAATTAAATTTCTCTATGATGTACAACTACTCAGAAAATTTTATATTACCTATATCCCATGATGAAGTAGTTCATGGTAAAAAATCTTTAGTTGATAAGATGTGGGGAGATTATTGGAATAAGTTTTCTGGTTTAAGGTTATTTACCTCATATATGATTGGACACCCAGGAAAGAAACTTTTATTTATGGGGTCAGAGTTTGGTCAATTTATTGAATGGAGAGAATATGAGGAGTTAGAATGGAAGTTAATTGATGAGTTTGAAATGCATAAAAAGACCCAAGGATATTTTAAAGAATTAAATAAGTTTTATAAAAATAACAAAGCTTTATGGGAACTTGATTATGATACAAATGGATTTCAATGGATAGATGCAGATAATGATGATCAAAGTATTATAACTTTTATTAGAAAAGGTAAGGAAGATAAGGATACATTAATATTTATATGTAACTTTACTCCTGTAGTTTATTATGATTTTGAAGTTGGAGTACCATATTTAGGAGAGTATAAAGAATTATTTAATACAGATAATGCTGAGTATGGTGGTTCTGGGCAAGTTATTGATGATATTTTAGTAGCGCAGGAGATTGAAAGTCATAGTCAACCATATTCAATAAAGACTAAAATTCCACCAATGGCTACATTAGTATTAGGAGTTAAGGAATTTAATAAAGTCAATAGTAGTAATAAACATAATAGTAGAAATGTTATTAGGAAAAATAAGAAAGAACAAAAGGTAGAAAAGGGAGAGAAAATTTAA
- a CDS encoding MerR family transcriptional regulator — translation MYKIKEVATMAGISVRTLHYYDEINLLKPNFINKSGYRVYSKDDIERLHQILFFKELSFSLNEIKNIVNNPNFDKVEVLKIQKELLLRKSNRLDEIINSISDILSNSNNSLDYNERFKVFNMKEIEEFKKKYEKEVREKYPKKIVDECNKKTNKYNKDDWKKIQDNADEIFNSLAKLMDSNPSCEEVQNLIEEYRNHITSNFYQCTIEIYRGLGELYVTDERFIKFYDKYKKGLANFIKEAIDIYCNKN, via the coding sequence TTGTATAAAATAAAAGAGGTTGCAACCATGGCAGGAATAAGTGTAAGAACACTGCATTATTATGATGAAATTAATTTATTAAAACCTAATTTTATTAATAAATCAGGATATAGAGTTTATTCGAAGGATGATATTGAAAGACTACATCAAATATTATTCTTTAAAGAGTTGAGCTTTTCACTAAATGAAATAAAAAATATAGTAAATAATCCTAATTTTGATAAGGTAGAGGTACTAAAAATTCAAAAAGAACTTTTATTAAGAAAAAGTAATCGCTTAGATGAAATAATTAATTCAATATCAGATATTTTATCTAATTCTAATAATAGTTTAGATTATAATGAAAGGTTTAAGGTGTTTAATATGAAAGAAATAGAAGAATTTAAAAAGAAATATGAGAAAGAGGTAAGAGAAAAGTATCCTAAAAAAATAGTAGATGAGTGCAATAAAAAAACTAATAAATATAATAAAGATGATTGGAAGAAAATTCAGGATAATGCAGACGAAATATTTAATTCCTTAGCAAAGCTTATGGATAGTAACCCAAGCTGTGAAGAGGTGCAAAATTTAATTGAAGAATATAGAAACCATATAACTAGTAATTTTTATCAATGTACTATAGAGATATATAGAGGGCTTGGAGAATTATATGTTACAGATGAGAGGTTCATTAAATTTTATGACAAATACAAAAAAGGTTTAGCTAATTTCATTAAAGAAGCAATAGATATATATTGTAATAAGAATTAA
- a CDS encoding patatin-like phospholipase family protein, producing MKIGLVLAGGGARGAYQIGVWRALRELNIEKYVKVISGTSIGALNAVLFMKGDLSLAEEIWKNIKPNEILPINQADLKIRKTLLDVGIKNIHFIKKYIPKMILGGNISRGGLEKIIDNLELNFITDSDIRCYVTCTDIDKLEAKHFLINKYSCDEIKKILLASSAIPMIYEKQKVEGEEYLDGGIVDNVPIESIYDEVCDLLIIVHLSKESKIDKRKFNNLDIIEIVPSVVEDGALDGVLEFDSKISKERMIVGYDDTINTITPIIKLVRFLDKEENKMTKERNNIIKRIKNIFK from the coding sequence TTGAAAATAGGGTTAGTATTAGCTGGAGGAGGGGCCAGAGGGGCATATCAAATTGGTGTGTGGAGAGCTTTAAGAGAATTAAATATAGAAAAGTATGTAAAAGTTATATCAGGAACATCTATAGGTGCTTTAAATGCGGTTTTATTTATGAAAGGAGATTTAAGTTTAGCAGAAGAAATATGGAAAAATATAAAGCCTAATGAAATATTACCAATTAACCAAGCTGATTTGAAAATAAGAAAGACATTATTAGATGTTGGTATAAAAAATATTCATTTCATTAAGAAGTATATACCAAAGATGATTCTAGGTGGAAATATTTCTAGAGGAGGATTAGAAAAGATAATAGATAATCTAGAATTAAATTTTATTACAGACTCAGATATTAGATGTTATGTAACTTGTACAGATATTGATAAATTAGAGGCTAAACACTTTCTTATTAATAAGTATAGTTGTGATGAAATAAAGAAAATATTATTGGCAAGTTCTGCAATACCAATGATTTATGAGAAACAGAAGGTAGAAGGTGAAGAGTATTTAGATGGTGGAATAGTAGATAATGTACCTATTGAATCTATATATGATGAAGTATGTGACTTATTAATAATAGTACATTTATCTAAAGAAAGTAAAATAGATAAAAGGAAATTTAATAATTTAGATATTATAGAAATTGTACCAAGTGTAGTTGAAGATGGAGCTTTGGATGGAGTTTTAGAATTTGATTCTAAAATATCTAAAGAGAGAATGATAGTTGGGTATGATGATACAATTAATACAATCACTCCTATAATTAAATTAGTAAGATTTTTAGATAAAGAAGAGAATAAAATGACAAAAGAAAGAAACAACATAATTAAAAGGATAAAAAATATATTTAAATAA
- the glgA gene encoding glycogen synthase GlgA, translating to MKVLMVASEAHPFIKTGGLGDVMGALPQALSKLDVDIRVVIPQYRDINKNFKKKFKFIKWFMVPVSWRNQYCGIFEYKYRGVIYYFIDNEYYFKRNGLYGYYDDGEKFAFFNRAVLNFMKEIDWKPDLIHCNDWQTGMIPVLHKVEYMRDDFYKDIKTVFSVHNLFFTGTFSKEILPELFGYDYGLFNDGSIEFNGGVSFLKGAINYSDKITTVSKSYAEEIKTPEYGEGLHGLLQYRGDYLQGIVNGIDYDEYNPSKDKLIYKNYSLKNIEDKKFNKKHLQEHLGLPVNSEVPMIGMVSRLTHQKGCDLIVNMLEGLLQEDVQVVILGTGDSCYENKFKEFEARYHKKIKAKMLFDNSLAHKIYAASDMFLMPSLFEPCGLGQLIALRYGAIPIVRETGGLKDTIKPYNEHTDEGTGFGFKNYNHSELYKITKYALKVYKNRKSWQLLIIQAMNSNNSWSKSAKEYKKMYSELMACE from the coding sequence ATGAAGGTATTGATGGTTGCATCAGAGGCACATCCATTTATAAAAACAGGTGGATTAGGAGATGTTATGGGGGCTTTACCACAAGCATTGAGTAAATTAGACGTAGATATACGTGTTGTAATTCCCCAATATAGAGACATAAATAAAAATTTTAAAAAAAAATTTAAATTTATAAAATGGTTTATGGTTCCTGTAAGTTGGAGAAATCAGTATTGTGGAATATTTGAATATAAATATAGAGGTGTAATTTATTATTTTATAGATAATGAATACTATTTTAAAAGAAATGGATTATATGGATATTATGATGACGGAGAAAAATTTGCATTTTTTAATAGAGCTGTACTTAATTTTATGAAAGAAATAGATTGGAAGCCTGATTTAATACATTGCAATGATTGGCAGACAGGTATGATTCCAGTTCTTCATAAGGTAGAGTATATGAGAGATGATTTTTATAAAGATATAAAAACGGTATTTTCAGTTCATAATTTATTTTTTACAGGAACATTTAGTAAGGAAATTTTACCAGAGTTATTTGGATATGATTATGGATTATTTAACGATGGAAGCATAGAGTTTAATGGTGGAGTTAGTTTTTTAAAAGGAGCAATTAATTATTCAGATAAAATAACTACTGTAAGTAAAAGCTATGCAGAAGAAATAAAGACACCTGAATATGGAGAAGGACTGCATGGATTACTACAGTATAGAGGTGATTACCTACAAGGAATTGTTAATGGAATAGATTATGACGAGTATAACCCTTCTAAGGACAAGCTAATTTATAAAAATTATTCACTGAAAAATATTGAAGATAAGAAGTTTAATAAAAAGCATTTACAAGAACATTTAGGGTTACCTGTGAATAGTGAAGTGCCTATGATAGGGATGGTATCTAGACTAACACATCAAAAAGGCTGTGATTTAATAGTAAATATGCTAGAAGGTCTATTACAGGAAGATGTTCAAGTGGTGATTCTAGGAACGGGGGATTCATGCTACGAAAATAAGTTTAAAGAATTTGAAGCAAGATACCATAAAAAGATTAAGGCTAAGATGCTATTTGATAATTCATTAGCTCATAAAATATATGCTGCTTCAGATATGTTTTTAATGCCATCTTTATTTGAACCTTGTGGACTTGGGCAATTAATAGCTTTAAGATATGGAGCTATTCCTATTGTTAGAGAAACAGGAGGGCTTAAAGATACAATAAAACCGTACAATGAACATACTGATGAGGGAACAGGATTTGGTTTTAAAAATTATAATCATAGTGAATTATATAAAATAACAAAATATGCATTGAAAGTTTATAAAAATAGAAAAAGTTGGCAATTATTAATAATACAGGCTATGAATTCTAATAATAGTTGGAGTAAATCCGCAAAGGAATATAAGAAAATGTACAGTGAATTGATGGCCTGCGAATAA
- a CDS encoding glucose-1-phosphate adenylyltransferase, translated as MCRKEIVAMILAGGQGSRLGVLTKRLAKPAVPFGGKYRIIDFPLSNCSNSGIYTVGVLTQYKPLDLNEHIGIGAPWDLDRRDGGVNILPPYQHEKGGMWYKGTANAIYQNIEYVDRYDPEYVLILSGDHIYKMNYDKMLEFHKSKEADATIAVIDVPLEEASRFGIMNTRDDLSIYEFEEKPENPKSTNASMGIYIFKWKVLKKFLKEDEKDLESSNDFGKNIIPRMLMKGKRLVAYPFKGYWKDVGTITSLWEANMDLLKRYNDLNLYNNDWKIYSNNPVRPAQYIGKDAAVKNSLIVEGCTVYGTVENSVLFQGVYVGKNTVIRNSVIMPDTKIGNNVTIEKAIIGSNAIIRKECVIGDGNKIAVIAAKEDLSSGTTLEPAESL; from the coding sequence ATGTGTAGAAAGGAAATTGTTGCCATGATTCTTGCTGGTGGACAAGGATCGAGATTAGGAGTACTTACTAAAAGATTGGCAAAACCAGCTGTGCCTTTTGGTGGTAAGTATAGAATTATAGATTTTCCATTAAGCAATTGTTCTAATTCTGGAATATACACAGTTGGAGTATTGACACAGTACAAACCTCTAGATTTAAATGAACACATAGGTATTGGTGCGCCTTGGGATTTAGACAGAAGAGATGGCGGAGTTAATATATTACCTCCATATCAACATGAAAAAGGTGGTATGTGGTACAAGGGAACTGCTAATGCCATATATCAAAATATTGAATATGTAGACAGATATGATCCTGAGTACGTTTTAATATTATCAGGAGACCATATTTATAAAATGAACTATGATAAAATGTTAGAATTTCATAAATCTAAGGAAGCAGATGCTACTATTGCAGTTATAGATGTTCCATTAGAAGAGGCAAGTAGGTTTGGAATAATGAATACTAGAGATGATCTATCAATATATGAGTTTGAAGAGAAACCAGAAAACCCTAAAAGTACAAATGCATCTATGGGAATATATATATTTAAATGGAAGGTTTTAAAGAAATTTTTAAAAGAAGATGAGAAAGATTTAGAATCAAGTAATGATTTTGGAAAGAACATAATACCTAGGATGTTAATGAAAGGCAAGAGATTAGTTGCCTATCCTTTTAAAGGTTATTGGAAGGATGTTGGTACAATAACAAGTTTATGGGAAGCTAATATGGATCTATTAAAAAGATATAATGACCTAAATCTTTATAATAATGATTGGAAAATATATTCTAATAATCCTGTTAGGCCAGCTCAATATATAGGAAAGGATGCAGCTGTTAAAAATTCTTTAATAGTAGAGGGATGCACAGTTTATGGAACTGTAGAAAATTCAGTATTGTTTCAAGGGGTTTATGTAGGAAAGAATACTGTAATTAGAAATTCGGTAATTATGCCTGATACTAAGATAGGGAATAATGTGACAATAGAGAAAGCCATAATCGGGAGTAATGCAATAATAAGAAAAGAATGTGTAATTGGAGATGGAAATAAGATAGCAGTAATAGCAGCAAAGGAGGATTTAAGTAGTGGGACAACGTTAGAGCCAGCAGAATCACTATAA
- a CDS encoding signal peptidase II produces MKQKLNKDKLITISLLPAMWLIYFLFEIFTGRVKDLYTLTLNLSLIFVFAFTGWIIYYSFEKNSKGLSFKNLSILFIILMIIDQGGKIIIKFFFFHKYFEIIPNFLSFNPIINSEGSWLNARFGFGVSFPILILVNALALFLFVELYRYYLNKGNKGFWSDMCFIFIFTGALCSLIDKVFYGGSLDFIGISNLFVADIKDIYINIGILFFIMCIYTSGYLSDNEDTTLKEDIQGIKKFLSFVKKDIFKL; encoded by the coding sequence ATGAAGCAAAAATTAAATAAAGATAAATTGATAACTATATCACTGCTTCCAGCTATGTGGTTAATATACTTCTTATTCGAAATATTCACAGGAAGAGTCAAAGACTTATACACTTTAACATTAAATTTATCATTGATATTTGTATTTGCTTTTACTGGGTGGATTATTTACTATTCTTTTGAAAAAAATTCTAAAGGTTTATCTTTTAAAAACCTAAGTATTTTATTCATTATATTAATGATTATAGATCAAGGTGGAAAAATAATAATAAAATTCTTCTTTTTTCATAAATACTTCGAAATAATCCCAAACTTTTTATCTTTTAACCCTATAATAAATTCTGAGGGTTCTTGGCTAAATGCCAGATTTGGATTTGGAGTAAGTTTCCCTATTCTTATTCTAGTAAACGCACTAGCTCTTTTTCTATTTGTAGAACTTTATAGATATTATCTTAATAAAGGGAATAAGGGATTCTGGAGTGACATGTGTTTTATATTTATATTTACTGGAGCTTTATGTTCATTAATAGATAAAGTTTTTTATGGTGGTAGTTTAGACTTCATTGGAATTAGTAATTTGTTTGTAGCTGACATTAAAGATATCTATATAAATATTGGGATTTTATTTTTTATAATGTGTATATATACTAGTGGGTATTTATCAGATAATGAAGATACTACATTAAAAGAAGATATTCAAGGAATAAAGAAGTTTTTGTCATTTGTAAAAAAAGATATTTTTAAACTATAA
- a CDS encoding pyruvate, water dikinase regulatory protein: MLTIFAVSDSIGETAEQVAVAAASQFGNDVEVKRIPYVKTLEDVEELIKEIELCEKVMVVSTIITVNVREYLTQKGAEKNISVLNVLGPIINVASTIINKIPNYNPGAMWKTDEVYFKRIEAMEFAMQYDDSKDYRGLKNADVVLVGLSRTSKTPLCMYLANKGIKAINIPLVPEVGVPEEIYEIDKKKIFGLVINPLQLIEIRKRRLDKFHRIPADIEYASDARILEEFEFSDRIMRKLGCRTIDVTQRAIEDTALIIIKALGHDNK, from the coding sequence ATGTTAACTATTTTTGCAGTTTCAGATTCTATAGGAGAAACAGCTGAGCAAGTAGCGGTTGCTGCTGCAAGTCAATTTGGGAATGATGTAGAGGTAAAAAGGATACCTTATGTAAAAACATTAGAGGATGTTGAAGAGTTAATAAAGGAAATAGAACTTTGCGAGAAGGTCATGGTAGTATCTACTATAATAACTGTAAACGTTAGAGAGTATCTAACCCAAAAAGGGGCTGAAAAAAATATATCAGTATTAAATGTATTAGGTCCAATAATAAATGTTGCATCGACTATAATTAATAAAATTCCTAATTACAATCCAGGGGCAATGTGGAAAACTGATGAAGTTTATTTTAAGAGAATTGAAGCCATGGAATTTGCTATGCAATATGATGATAGTAAAGATTATAGAGGACTAAAAAATGCAGATGTAGTTTTAGTTGGATTATCAAGAACATCTAAAACACCATTGTGTATGTATTTAGCTAATAAGGGAATTAAGGCCATAAATATTCCTTTAGTACCCGAAGTAGGAGTACCTGAAGAAATATATGAAATAGATAAAAAGAAAATATTTGGCCTTGTTATAAATCCACTTCAATTAATAGAAATTAGAAAACGTAGATTAGATAAATTTCATAGAATACCAGCAGATATAGAATATGCAAGTGATGCAAGAATTCTAGAAGAGTTTGAGTTTTCAGATAGGATAATGAGAAAGTTAGGATGTAGAACTATTGATGTTACACAAAGAGCAATAGAGGATACTGCGTTAATAATTATTAAAGCTTTAGGTCATGATAATAAATAA